DNA sequence from the Caulobacter segnis genome:
CGCCTCACGCCCCAATGAACTCAGCCCTCGAAGGCTGCGTGCTTATATCAAAAGGTGAGCCGCGTTCAATGAACCTCGCGTGAGTGGCGCGCTCAGGTCGCGCCCTTCGCTCGAAAGGGCCATTTCCACGGCGTGGACAGGTGTAAAACGCGCGAACGGGCCAAGCGTGGCAGGGCTGAACGATGTTCTTGCTCCCCGCCTTCGCCATGTCAGCCGCCTCGCGCCTGCAGCTTGGCCAGCTCGACGGCGGCCCGCGTCTCGATCTCGTTGAGGACCCCTTCCAGTTTGGGGTCGTCGGTATTCTCGCGTTGCTCGCGAATGGCGCGCGTCAGGCGGTCCAGCGTGCCGTGCGAAATGTCGCCGTCAATCAGCGCGATCCGCACCTCGCCCAGGATGTCCAGGATGTGGTCGGCGCGACGCACCGCGCGCTTGCGGCGCTCCAGGGGGCTGCCGACGGCGCCCGTCTCCTGCAGGGCGAGCAGCGCATCGACCGAGCCGACGCCGGTCAGGCCGCCGACAGAGGCCGTGCTGGCCGCGCCGCTGGCGGCGTTCACCGACGGCAGGCTGAAGCTCGACGAACCGCCGGCCGGCCTGGCCCGCGATGCGCCAGTCGCCCCTACGCCCCCCGTGCTGGAAACCTTCATCCGGCAGCTCCAAAAAGCTTACGCGTGCGAGTCACTTATCTCACAGCCTCATCATAATCAGATCGCGCGCTTGAAGTATGGTTAATGCCGGGCAGATTCTGCCGCGAGGCGCCCGGCGGACCACCGCCAAATGCAGAATCCCTTGAGTCACAAGGCCCTAGGCGGGGCCGGAAAACTGGCCCGCTTCTGGCATGGGGCGGGCCGGGGACGTTTCCCCGCCACGGGACTGCCATGCCGCGTTCATTCTTTCGCACCGTTCTGACCGCCCTCGCCGCCGCTTCGGCCTTGGCCTGCCTGGGCCTTGGCGCGCCAGCGTTCGCCAAGTCGCGGATCAAGGACATCGTCGCCTTCGAGGGCGTTCGTGAGAACCAGCTGATCGGCTACGGCGTTGTCGTCGGCCTGAACGGCACGGGCGACAGCCTGCGCAACGCCCCGATGACCAAGCAGAGCCTGGAGGCGATGCTGGAGCGCCAGGGCGTCAACGTCCGTGACGCCAACCTCAACACCAAGAACACCGCCACGGTCATGGTCACGGCCAATCTGCCGCCGTTCTCGGCCGCGGGCTCGAAGCTGGACGTGACCGTCTCGGCGCTGGGCGACGCCAAGAGCCTGCTGGGCGGCACCCTGCTGGTCACCAGCCTGCAGGGCGCGGACGGCCAGACCTACGCCGTCGCCCAGGGCACTGTGCAGACCGGTTCGGTCTCGGCCGGCGGCGCCTCGGGCAGCTCGGTCACCAAGGGCGTGCCGACCGCCGGTCGGATCGCCTCGGGCGGCATCATCGAGCGCGAGACCGGCTTCCAGATGGTCAATATGGACATCCTGCGCATGACCCTGCGCAATCCGGACTTCACGACCTCGCGCCGCATCGCCGACGCCATCAACGGCAAGTTCCCCAACTGCGCCCAGGCGCAGAACCCGACCATCGTCGCTGTCCGCGCCCCGGCCGGCATGGACATGATCAGCTTCGTCACCAGCATCGAGAACCTGGAGGTCGAGCCCGACAGCCCGGCCAAGGTGGTGATCGACGAGGTGGCCGGCGTCATCGTCATGGGCGACGACGTCCGCATCAGCCAGGTGGCGATCGCCCAGGGCAACCTGACGATCACGGTCCAGGAAACCCCGGCCGTCAGCCAGCCGGGCCCGTTCAGCCAAGGCCAGACCGCCGTCGTCCCGCAGTCGACCGTCAATGTCGAAGAGGAAAAGGGCAAGAAGCTGATCACCCTGGGCGGCTCGCCCTCGCTGAAGAGCCTGGTCGGCGGCCTGAACGCTCTGGGCGTCACGCCCCGCGACATGATCTCGATCCTGCAGGCCGTGAAGGCCTCCGGCGCCCTGCAAGCCGACATCGAGGTGATGTGATGAGCTTCGCGTCGCAGCTTTCCACCCTGGTCCCGCAGCTCGGCGCGACCACCGCCACGGTGAAGTCGGCGGCTCAGGCGGTGAAGTCCGCCGCGGCCTCGATCGAGGACACCGCCAAGGACGCGGCCAAGCGCGCCAAGATCGGCGAGACGGCCAAGACTTTCGAAGCCTCGTTCCTGTCGGTGATGATGCAGCAGATGTTCGAGGGCGTGAAAACCTCGGAACCGTTCGGCGGCGGCAACGGCGAGGAAATGTTCAAGTCGATGCTGACGGACGCGATGTCCAAGCAGGTGACCAAGGCCGGCGGGATCGGCCTGGCGCCGACCATCCAGCGCGAAATGCTGAAGATGCAAGGTCTGAAGGAGTAACAAGCCATGGCTATCGCCGCCGTCGACGCCGACGATCGCGTCCATCAGCTGACCCTGCTGACCGAACGCCTGACCGACCTGATCGCCAAGGAGGCCCAGGCCTTCGAGACCCACCGCCCGCACGAGGCGGCGCAGTATGTCGAGGAGACGGCCAAGCTGGCCAATGTCTACCGGCATGAGTCGATGCGGGTGCGCGCCAATGTCGCCCTGGTCGAGGCGGCCCGGCCCGAACTGCGCCAGCGCCTGCTGCGCGCCACCGAGGCCTTCGACGCGGTCCTGGCCCGCCAGGCGCGCGCCGTGAACGCCGCCAAGACCGTGACCGAGGGCCTGGTCCACGCCGTCGCCCAGGAGATCGCCAACCAGCGCGCCG
Encoded proteins:
- a CDS encoding flagellar assembly protein FliX — protein: MKVSSTGGVGATGASRARPAGGSSSFSLPSVNAASGAASTASVGGLTGVGSVDALLALQETGAVGSPLERRKRAVRRADHILDILGEVRIALIDGDISHGTLDRLTRAIREQRENTDDPKLEGVLNEIETRAAVELAKLQARGG
- a CDS encoding flagellar basal body P-ring protein FlgI — translated: MPRSFFRTVLTALAAASALACLGLGAPAFAKSRIKDIVAFEGVRENQLIGYGVVVGLNGTGDSLRNAPMTKQSLEAMLERQGVNVRDANLNTKNTATVMVTANLPPFSAAGSKLDVTVSALGDAKSLLGGTLLVTSLQGADGQTYAVAQGTVQTGSVSAGGASGSSVTKGVPTAGRIASGGIIERETGFQMVNMDILRMTLRNPDFTTSRRIADAINGKFPNCAQAQNPTIVAVRAPAGMDMISFVTSIENLEVEPDSPAKVVIDEVAGVIVMGDDVRISQVAIAQGNLTITVQETPAVSQPGPFSQGQTAVVPQSTVNVEEEKGKKLITLGGSPSLKSLVGGLNALGVTPRDMISILQAVKASGALQADIEVM
- a CDS encoding rod-binding protein, giving the protein MSFASQLSTLVPQLGATTATVKSAAQAVKSAAASIEDTAKDAAKRAKIGETAKTFEASFLSVMMQQMFEGVKTSEPFGGGNGEEMFKSMLTDAMSKQVTKAGGIGLAPTIQREMLKMQGLKE
- a CDS encoding flagellar basal body protein, whose product is MAIAAVDADDRVHQLTLLTERLTDLIAKEAQAFETHRPHEAAQYVEETAKLANVYRHESMRVRANVALVEAARPELRQRLLRATEAFDAVLARQARAVNAAKTVTEGLVHAVAQEIANQRAAPATTYGAGGMVNDRPSMGAAITLNRKA